From the genome of Vulpes vulpes isolate BD-2025 unplaced genomic scaffold, VulVul3 u000000671, whole genome shotgun sequence, one region includes:
- the EEF1D gene encoding elongation factor 1-delta isoform X3 codes for MATNFLVHEKIWFDKFKYDEAERKFYEQMNGPVAGSSRQENGASVILRDIARARENIQKSLAGSSGPGASGGPSGDHSELAIRIASLEVENQSLRGVVQDLQQAVSELEARLSVLEKSSPTHRAAAPQTQHVSPMRQAEPPPRKAATAAEDDEDDAIDLFGSDEEEDKEAARLREERLRQYAEKKAKKPALVAKSSILLDVKPWDDETDMAQLEACVRSIQLDGLTWGGSKLVPVGYGIRKLQIQCVVEDDKVGTDLLEEEITKFEEHVQSVDIAAFNKI; via the exons ATGGCCACAAACTTCTTAGTACATGAGAAGATCTGGTTTGACAAGTTCAAATACGATGAAGCAGAAAGGAAATTCTACGAGCAGATGAACGGGCCTGTGGCTGGCTCCTCACGCCAG GAGAATGGCGCCAGTGTGATCCTCCGTGACATTGCAAGAGCCAGAGAAAACATCCAGAAATCCCTGGCCGGA AGCTCAGGCCCTGGGGCCTCCGGCGGGCCCAGCGGGGATCACAGTGAGCTCGCCATCCGGATCGCCAGCCTGGAAGTGGAAAATCAGAGCTTGCGAGGTG tCGTGCAGGATCTGCAGCAGGCGGTTTCCGAGCTGGAGGCCCGGCTAAGCGTGCTGGAGAAGAGCTCACCCACCCACCGGGCTGCGGCCCCTCAGACCCAG CACGTGTCCCCCATGCGCCAAGCGGAGCCCCCTCCCAGGAAGGCGGCCACTGCTGCAGAGGACGATGAAGACGATGCCATCGACCTGTTTGGCAGCGatgaggaggaggacaaggaggcgGCACGGCTGCGGGAGGAGCGGCTGCGGCAGTATGCTGAGAAGAAGGCCAAGAAGCCAGCGCTGGTGGCCAAGTCCTCCATCCTCCTGGACGTCAAGCCT TGGGACGATGAGACAGACATGGCCCAGCTGGAGGCCTGCGTGCGCTCCATCCAGTTAGACGGGCTGACCTGGGGGGGCTCCAAGCTGGTGCCGGTGGGCTATGGCATCCGCAAGCTGCAGATCCAGTGCGTGGTGGAGGACGACAAGGTGGGGACAGACCTGCTGGAGGAGGAGATCACCAAGTTCGAGGAGCAC GTGCAgagtgtggacattgctgctttcAACAAGATCTGA
- the EEF1D gene encoding elongation factor 1-delta isoform X1: MRSGRASCALETVWEDKQKHGEAERRFCEQEAPRAAATQQLLAEVPAVNGPGQEEAQDAEEADARDSSSRSDPGKSHDGRKPLQKKRKRSPKGWLGAADLALVGLAADRVWLDKPLFDQAESSYRRRLADAAALAPRGPCTHGSQVACHHVTWGVWVNKSSFDQAERAFVEWSQALLLAAEGSGRRAAGPDLAGPDLAGPAPSPPASTQSPLGGLQALVREVWLEKPQYDAAERGFYEAMFDGHPPGKVRLQERAGPEGARRGRRDRRGRAAVAVGSRRVGPRRLDGDASCALPYWYFLHKDAEAPWLSKPAYDSAECRHHAAEALRMAWRLEAASLPHRPGARSGLSVSGLRPNRKMATNFLVHEKIWFDKFKYDEAERKFYEQMNGPVAGSSRQENGASVILRDIARARENIQKSLAGSSGPGASGGPSGDHSELAIRIASLEVENQSLRGVVQDLQQAVSELEARLSVLEKSSPTHRAAAPQTQHVSPMRQAEPPPRKAATAAEDDEDDAIDLFGSDEEEDKEAARLREERLRQYAEKKAKKPALVAKSSILLDVKPWDDETDMAQLEACVRSIQLDGLTWGGSKLVPVGYGIRKLQIQCVVEDDKVGTDLLEEEITKFEEHVQSVDIAAFNKI; encoded by the exons ATGAGGAGCGGGCGAGCCTCCTGTGCCCTGGAGACTGTCTGGGAGGACAAGCAGAAGCATGGGGAAGCCGAGCGGCGTTTCTGCGAGCAGGAGGCCCCCCGAGCCGCCGCCACGCAGCAGCTCCTGGCTGAGGTGCCCGCCGTGAACGGGCCCGGGCAGGAGGAGGCCCAGGACGCCGAGGAGGCCGATGCCCGcgacagcagcagcaggagcgaCCCCGGGAAGAGCCACGACGGCAGGAAGCCTCTGCAGAAGAAGAGGAAGCGCTCCCCGAAGGGCTGGCTCGGCGCGGCAGACCTGGCCCTCGTGGGCCTCGCGGCCGACCGCGTGTGGCTGGACAAGCCGCTCTTCGACCAGGCCGAGAGCTCCTACCGCCGGAGGCTGGCCGACGCGGCCGCGCTGGCGCCCCGGGGCCCCTGCACGCACGGGAGCCAGGTGGCCTGCCACCACGTGACCTGGGGCGTCTGGGTCAACAAGTCTTCCTTCGACCAGGCCGAGCGGGCGTTTGTGGAGTGGTCTCAGGCCCTGCTCTTGGCCGCGGAGGGCAGCGGCAGGCGGGCGGCCGGCCCCGACCTCGCCGGCCCCGACCTGGCCGGCCCCGCGCCCAGCCCGCCGGCCAGCACCCAGTCCCCGCTGGGCGGCCTGCAGGCGCTGGTGCGGGAGGTGTGGCTGGAGAAGCCGCAGTACGACGCGGCCGAGCGGGGCTTCTACGAGGCCATGTTTGACGGGCACCCGCCCGGGAAGGTGCGGCTGCAGGAGCGGGCCGGGCCCGAGGGCGCCCGGCGGGGCCGCAGAGACCGGCGGGGCCGCGCGGCCGTGGCCGTGGGAAGCAGGCGGGTCGGGCCGCGGCGGCTGGACGGGGACGCCTCCTGTGCCCTGCCCTACTGGTACTTCCTGCACAAGGACGCCGAGGCCCCCTGGCTCAGCAAGCCCGCCTACGACAGCGCCGAGTGCCGCCACCACGCTGCCGAGGCCCTCCGCATGGCCTGGCGCCTCGAGGCCGCGTCCCTGCCTCACCGACCCGGTGCCCGGTCTGGCCTGTCCGTGTCCGGCCTGAGACCCAA CAGGAAAATGGCCACAAACTTCTTAGTACATGAGAAGATCTGGTTTGACAAGTTCAAATACGATGAAGCAGAAAGGAAATTCTACGAGCAGATGAACGGGCCTGTGGCTGGCTCCTCACGCCAG GAGAATGGCGCCAGTGTGATCCTCCGTGACATTGCAAGAGCCAGAGAAAACATCCAGAAATCCCTGGCCGGA AGCTCAGGCCCTGGGGCCTCCGGCGGGCCCAGCGGGGATCACAGTGAGCTCGCCATCCGGATCGCCAGCCTGGAAGTGGAAAATCAGAGCTTGCGAGGTG tCGTGCAGGATCTGCAGCAGGCGGTTTCCGAGCTGGAGGCCCGGCTAAGCGTGCTGGAGAAGAGCTCACCCACCCACCGGGCTGCGGCCCCTCAGACCCAG CACGTGTCCCCCATGCGCCAAGCGGAGCCCCCTCCCAGGAAGGCGGCCACTGCTGCAGAGGACGATGAAGACGATGCCATCGACCTGTTTGGCAGCGatgaggaggaggacaaggaggcgGCACGGCTGCGGGAGGAGCGGCTGCGGCAGTATGCTGAGAAGAAGGCCAAGAAGCCAGCGCTGGTGGCCAAGTCCTCCATCCTCCTGGACGTCAAGCCT TGGGACGATGAGACAGACATGGCCCAGCTGGAGGCCTGCGTGCGCTCCATCCAGTTAGACGGGCTGACCTGGGGGGGCTCCAAGCTGGTGCCGGTGGGCTATGGCATCCGCAAGCTGCAGATCCAGTGCGTGGTGGAGGACGACAAGGTGGGGACAGACCTGCTGGAGGAGGAGATCACCAAGTTCGAGGAGCAC GTGCAgagtgtggacattgctgctttcAACAAGATCTGA
- the EEF1D gene encoding elongation factor 1-delta isoform X2, with protein sequence MRSGRASCALETVWEDKQKHGEAERRFCEQEAPRAAATQQLLAEVPAVNGPGQEEAQDAEEADARDSSSRSDPGKSHDGRKPLQKKRKRSPKGWLGAADLALVGLAADRVWLDKPLFDQAESSYRRRLADAAALAPRGPCTHGSQVACHHVTWGVWVNKSSFDQAERAFVEWSQALLLAAEGSGRRAAGPDLAGPDLAGPAPSPPASTQSPLGGLQALVREVWLEKPQYDAAERGFYEAMFDGHPPGKVRLQERAGPEGARRGRRDRRGRAAVAVGSRRVGPRRLDGDASCALPYWYFLHKDAEAPWLSKPAYDSAECRHHAAEALRMAWRLEAASLPHRPGARSGLSVSGLRPKKMATNFLVHEKIWFDKFKYDEAERKFYEQMNGPVAGSSRQENGASVILRDIARARENIQKSLAGSSGPGASGGPSGDHSELAIRIASLEVENQSLRGVVQDLQQAVSELEARLSVLEKSSPTHRAAAPQTQHVSPMRQAEPPPRKAATAAEDDEDDAIDLFGSDEEEDKEAARLREERLRQYAEKKAKKPALVAKSSILLDVKPWDDETDMAQLEACVRSIQLDGLTWGGSKLVPVGYGIRKLQIQCVVEDDKVGTDLLEEEITKFEEHVQSVDIAAFNKI encoded by the exons ATGAGGAGCGGGCGAGCCTCCTGTGCCCTGGAGACTGTCTGGGAGGACAAGCAGAAGCATGGGGAAGCCGAGCGGCGTTTCTGCGAGCAGGAGGCCCCCCGAGCCGCCGCCACGCAGCAGCTCCTGGCTGAGGTGCCCGCCGTGAACGGGCCCGGGCAGGAGGAGGCCCAGGACGCCGAGGAGGCCGATGCCCGcgacagcagcagcaggagcgaCCCCGGGAAGAGCCACGACGGCAGGAAGCCTCTGCAGAAGAAGAGGAAGCGCTCCCCGAAGGGCTGGCTCGGCGCGGCAGACCTGGCCCTCGTGGGCCTCGCGGCCGACCGCGTGTGGCTGGACAAGCCGCTCTTCGACCAGGCCGAGAGCTCCTACCGCCGGAGGCTGGCCGACGCGGCCGCGCTGGCGCCCCGGGGCCCCTGCACGCACGGGAGCCAGGTGGCCTGCCACCACGTGACCTGGGGCGTCTGGGTCAACAAGTCTTCCTTCGACCAGGCCGAGCGGGCGTTTGTGGAGTGGTCTCAGGCCCTGCTCTTGGCCGCGGAGGGCAGCGGCAGGCGGGCGGCCGGCCCCGACCTCGCCGGCCCCGACCTGGCCGGCCCCGCGCCCAGCCCGCCGGCCAGCACCCAGTCCCCGCTGGGCGGCCTGCAGGCGCTGGTGCGGGAGGTGTGGCTGGAGAAGCCGCAGTACGACGCGGCCGAGCGGGGCTTCTACGAGGCCATGTTTGACGGGCACCCGCCCGGGAAGGTGCGGCTGCAGGAGCGGGCCGGGCCCGAGGGCGCCCGGCGGGGCCGCAGAGACCGGCGGGGCCGCGCGGCCGTGGCCGTGGGAAGCAGGCGGGTCGGGCCGCGGCGGCTGGACGGGGACGCCTCCTGTGCCCTGCCCTACTGGTACTTCCTGCACAAGGACGCCGAGGCCCCCTGGCTCAGCAAGCCCGCCTACGACAGCGCCGAGTGCCGCCACCACGCTGCCGAGGCCCTCCGCATGGCCTGGCGCCTCGAGGCCGCGTCCCTGCCTCACCGACCCGGTGCCCGGTCTGGCCTGTCCGTGTCCGGCCTGAGACCCAA GAAAATGGCCACAAACTTCTTAGTACATGAGAAGATCTGGTTTGACAAGTTCAAATACGATGAAGCAGAAAGGAAATTCTACGAGCAGATGAACGGGCCTGTGGCTGGCTCCTCACGCCAG GAGAATGGCGCCAGTGTGATCCTCCGTGACATTGCAAGAGCCAGAGAAAACATCCAGAAATCCCTGGCCGGA AGCTCAGGCCCTGGGGCCTCCGGCGGGCCCAGCGGGGATCACAGTGAGCTCGCCATCCGGATCGCCAGCCTGGAAGTGGAAAATCAGAGCTTGCGAGGTG tCGTGCAGGATCTGCAGCAGGCGGTTTCCGAGCTGGAGGCCCGGCTAAGCGTGCTGGAGAAGAGCTCACCCACCCACCGGGCTGCGGCCCCTCAGACCCAG CACGTGTCCCCCATGCGCCAAGCGGAGCCCCCTCCCAGGAAGGCGGCCACTGCTGCAGAGGACGATGAAGACGATGCCATCGACCTGTTTGGCAGCGatgaggaggaggacaaggaggcgGCACGGCTGCGGGAGGAGCGGCTGCGGCAGTATGCTGAGAAGAAGGCCAAGAAGCCAGCGCTGGTGGCCAAGTCCTCCATCCTCCTGGACGTCAAGCCT TGGGACGATGAGACAGACATGGCCCAGCTGGAGGCCTGCGTGCGCTCCATCCAGTTAGACGGGCTGACCTGGGGGGGCTCCAAGCTGGTGCCGGTGGGCTATGGCATCCGCAAGCTGCAGATCCAGTGCGTGGTGGAGGACGACAAGGTGGGGACAGACCTGCTGGAGGAGGAGATCACCAAGTTCGAGGAGCAC GTGCAgagtgtggacattgctgctttcAACAAGATCTGA